The Paenibacillus yonginensis genome segment GTGCAGCATGCCGACATCGTGATGCTTGGTGATTCGCTGACCTTTAACGTACAGTGGAATGAACTGCTGGGGAGGAATGTTGCCAACCGGGGAATCGGCGGGGATTTCACCTCCGGTATGCTTAATCGGCTGGATTATGTCACCAATTTGACCCCTTATATGGTCTTTGTTATGGCGGGCATTAATGATATCACCAGCGGGAAAGTAACTCCGGAGGAGGCGTTTAACAACTATACCAGGATCCTTAATCGCCTTGAGGAGGAACAGATCACGCCTGCGATTACCCTTACTTTATATGTGGGGAAAGAAGTCAAGGACTACATAACGGTTAATCAAAATGTCCGCAAGCTGAACGACTACCTGAAGAATTATGCCAATGCCCACAAAATCCCCTATATTGACTTAAATGCAGTCCTAGCCCCGAACGGTTATTTGCTTTCTAATTATTCGATTGACGGCATTCATATTAATGGGGATGGCTATAATATTTGGGGAAATAAAGTAAACGCTTTGATTGATCAGGTCTTGAATTCGGAGCAGCACACCGCTGTGCAAAAATAACACAGGCCCCGGGGCAACCCGGGCTTGTGTTATTCTCTGATATCCTTTTTTTACTTAAATTAAAGAAATAGCTAATAAACTAAACAAACTTAAAGTCAACAGACCAGTTCCAAATCCCGGATAGCCAAAGTAGGGGAAAAAGGCAGAAGTAGTAACGCTGCCGCCCTCGGGACGCAAATAAACGTTATTTCGATCCACATCTACGATTGTCCCCCGATATTCCTTGCCGTCTCGGGTCAGGATTCTGACTTTTTTGTTTTTGTATCTCAAACAATGATAATACATCTGATCCAACATGAATGGCACCTCCTGTTTCTGTCAATGTATGAGGAATTCAGCTAATCGCCACGGCGGATAACGTAGGATAGATATAAATGTCTCAAATTTAGGTAGGTAGCATATTAGAAGAATAGGGCAGCTAGGGCAGCTTAGAATAAAATGAAATTGGAAAATTATGAGGGTTGCCAATCGCTTTGAGATCATGGTATATTCTTATTCCAGCCGCTTGAAGCAAATGGTTAAACAACCATGGTTGGCAGCCAATGATAAGATGCTTTTCTATTGAAAGTTTTAAATAAGCTGACTAAGCTTCAAAACTTTCAAGAAAAAAAGTGCTTGCCAAAATGCTGGAGAGATGATAAGATATAAGAGTTGCTGCTGAGAACGAAAGCGGCGACGGAATGACAAGTTTGATCTTTGAAAACTGAACAACGAGTGAGAAATAAATGAGATATTTTGGGACGAATTTGAAATCCATGTGGATTTCAAATTCGCTCCAATCTCGTCAGATTCAAAATGAGCTAAACAAACACTTTGAATGGAAAACCTACCGCCTTCGGGTGGCAGGGACCTTCCATCTTTATTGGAGAGTTTGATCCTGGCTCAGGACGAACGCTGGCGGCGTGCCTAATACATGCAAGTCGAGCGGAGTGGATCGGGAGCTTGCTCCTGATTCGCTTAGCGGCGGACGGGTGAGTAACACGTAGGCAACCTGCCTGCAAGACTGGGATAACTACCGGAAACGGTAGCTAATACCGGATACGCAAGAGAGTCGCATGACTTTCTTGGGAAAGACGGAGCAATCTGTCACTTGCGGATGGGCCTGCGGCGCATTAGCTAGTTGGTGAGGTAACGGCTCACCAAGGCGACGATGCGTAGCCGACCTGAGAGGGTGAACGGCCACACTGGGACTGAGACACGGCCCAGACTCCTACGGGAGGCAGCAGTAGGGAATCTTCCGCAATGGACGAA includes the following:
- a CDS encoding GDSL-type esterase/lipase family protein; protein product: MQKLGRKLVFILALAALATIPVLGATSEAPIYMKNKTYLLQLANQSHYKVQHADIVMLGDSLTFNVQWNELLGRNVANRGIGGDFTSGMLNRLDYVTNLTPYMVFVMAGINDITSGKVTPEEAFNNYTRILNRLEEEQITPAITLTLYVGKEVKDYITVNQNVRKLNDYLKNYANAHKIPYIDLNAVLAPNGYLLSNYSIDGIHINGDGYNIWGNKVNALIDQVLNSEQHTAVQK